A stretch of DNA from Aliarcobacter thereius LMG 24486:
AAATCTTAAAGATAATCTTACATTTGGAATAGATTTAAACTATTTTAAAGAAGATAGAAGTGGAAAATACTTAGGTGGCTCACAAGCAAATGGTATCTCTGGAATGGTTTTAAATACTCCTGTTGAGTCTAAAGATGATAATAGAAGAGTTGATTTTCAAGCATTTGCAAAATATAATTTTAGTGATGAATTATCTACAAATTTAAGATATTATGAATCATATTATAAGAAACGAAATGAAACAAAACCAATAAACTTTGCAGGACCTATAAATAAAAAATTTAGTGCAAATGTAAAAATTGAAGATGTAGAATCAACTACAACTTATGCTTTAAATAATGCAAATTTATTTACTTTTGGTTTAAATTATAGAAAAGAGACAAGAGATAGTGCAGCAATAAATCCAAATCCACAATCAAGCGAATTTATTGAAAAGGTTATAGAGTACAAATCTATATATTTACAAGATGAAATAGAGTTAAATGATAGTTTAAATGCAACAATTGGGGCAAGATATGATGATATTTCAAATGCAGATAGTAAAACTACATTTCAAGCAGGACTTGTACAAAAACTAGGTGAAAATACAAGAGTAAGAGCAAATTATGCAAGTGGATATAGAGCACCTGATGTAGCAGAGCTTTATGTTGTTGCACCACTATTTAAAGATGGAAAAAGATATGGAGCTGGGGTTATGAATAATTTTAAAACAAGCTCTTATGATTTAAAACCAGAAAAATCAGATACATTTGAAATAGCACTTGCAAATAATTTTAATAACTTTAATTCTGAAATAGTATTATTTAAAACAGTAGTAAAAGATAAAATTGAAATAGTATCTTATGGTGCAGGAGCAGGTAAATATTATACTTCTGAGAATTTAGAGAAAGTAAATATTAATGGTGTTGAAGTAAATTTAGATTATAAATTTAATAATACTTTTGATACTTCTCTTAACTTTACTTATCTTGATACAGAAGATAAAAGTACAAATAAAGAGCTAGTGTATACTCCAAATTTATCAGCAAGTTTAAATTTAAACTACAAGGTTTTAGATAATTTATCTTCAAATATTATTCTAAGATATATTGGAAAACAGTATGATGATAAAGAAAACAAAGAGAAATTAGATGATTATATGATAGTTGATTTAGCTTTAAATTATGAGATAAATAAAATATTTACACTTTATGGTGGAATTGATAATATATTCAACAAAAAAGTTGATGAAAGAGTTGATGTAAATGTAGGTTCATATTATTTTGCTGGTATTAAAGCAAAATTCTAAGGTTTTATATGTATGAATTTATAAAAACTATACATTTGCTTACAGTTATTTTATTTGTAGGAACAGTGTTTTTTAGAACTTTTGTTTTGTTTAAATTAAATAAATATTTTGAAAGTAAGCAGAGTTTAAATATACAAAAGATTTTAGGGAAAGAAGCACGAAGAATTATTGGAATCAACAATATAATATTGATTCTAACTGGATTTTATCTATTTTATACATTTTATTTACAAAGTGCTTCAATAGTTTTAAAGTCTAAAATGATTTTAGGATTAATTTTAGTAATTATTTTTTATATGCTTCCAAAAATATTGGAAAAAATTGGTGCAAATTTAAGAGTTTCTCTATCTTTACACTATATATATTTTTTATTATTAATTTTAGTAATTATATTTTCACAATATATCTAAGAGTAAGAAAATATCTTACTCTTAGATAATAAAATTTATTTACACCAATTCTCAATTGTAGAAGCGAAAAGTACAGGAGATTCAATCATTGGATAGTGACCAGAATCTTCAAACTCTAATATCTCTATATTAAAATTATTTTCAAAATATTTTAATACTTCATTTTTTGAGAAAACTTTAAAATCATGTTTCCCTGTAATTATCTTTATTGGAGCATTTGTTGAAAAATCATTTAAAGATGAATCAAAATATATGTTTAAATACATATCCATATAAGAAACTCTTGCTTCAAGTTTAGATGAATTGTAAGCTTGTTTTATACGATATTTTTTCCAAGATTCATTATATCTTTGACTAGATTGTTCTACAATTTCTTCAATTTTCCCACTATTGTTTCTCATTTGAAATATTAAATTCTCTTTTGCTTTGATTGTACTTTTTACACCTATATAGGAAATTGGGTTTATTAAGATAAGTTTTTTTACTCTTAAATCTTTATTTGTTATATGTTGAGCAATCATCGTTGACATAGAGTGTGCAAGTAGGATATAACTATTTATTCCTAAATTTGATACTAAATTAATAATATCATTTACAGCTTCATCTAAAGTATAATTGCCATTTATCTCTTTTGATAAACCATATCCTCTTAAATCAACCATAAAACAGCTAAACTCTTCTTGATTAAAATATTGTAAACAATTATCATAATTTGAGCAATCGCCCATCAACTCATGTAAAAATATAATATTTTTTTTGCCTGAACCAAATTTTTTGTAAGATAAAAACTTCATATTTCTCCTAGATTTTTTTATGAAATCTTAATAAAAGAATATTAAACTAAAGTAAGCTTTAAAGATATTTCTGTATAATGCAAAACTTTTTTAGAAAACACTACAAGGTTTCCTAGAATGGTAGTATCGCTTCAAAATATTTTGGAGATTACGAGAAGCATGGGTAGGGCTATAGCTACTCAAACCAAATTTAATAAAGGAAAGAAATGCCTACAATTAATCAGCTTATTAGAAAAGAGCGAAAAAAAGTGATTGAAAATTCTAAATCACCAGCACTTAAAAATTGTCCTCAAAGAAGAGGAGTATGTACTAGAGTTTATACAACAACTCCAAAAAAACCTAACTCGGCTTTAAGAAAAGTTGCAAAAGTTAGATTAACTACTGGAATCGAAGTTATTTCATACATCGGTGGAGAAGGACATAACCTTCAAGAGCACTCAATCGTGCTTGTAAGAGGGGGAAGAGTTAAGGATTTACCTGGGGTTAAATACCACATTGTAAGAGGTGCTTTAGATAGTGCTGGAGTAAATAACAGAACAGTATCTAGATCTAAATATGGTACAAAAAGACCAAAAGCAGCAAAAAAATAAGTAGAAGGATAAAAAATGAGAAGAAGAAAAGCTCCAGTTAGAGAGGTAATGGCTGATCCTATCTATAATAGTAAAGTTATTACGAAATTTGTAAATGCAGTTATGCTTGATGGTAAAAAATCAGTTGCAGAGAAAATATTATATGGTGCAATTGATAACCTTGATAAAAGAGGTGAAGATAAAGGTATTGAACTTTTTGAAAAAGCTATAGAAAATGTTAAACCACTTTTAGAAGTTAGATCTAGAAGAGTTGGTGGAGCTACATATCAAGTTCCGGTTGAAGTAAGAGCAGTAAGAAGACAAACATTAGCTCTAAGATGGATTATTGAAGCTTCAAGAAAAAGAAATGAAAGAACTATGGTAGAAAGACTTGCTAACGAATTATTCGAAGCAGCAAACGAAAGAGGAGCATCTTTTAAGAAAAAAGAAGATGTACATAGAATGGCAGAGGCTAATAAAGCATTTGCACACTACAGATGGTAGGAAAATAAATTATGGCAAGAAAAATACCACTAAATAGAGTTAGAAATATAGGAATTGCTGCTCATATTGATGCAGGAAAAACAACAAGTACAGAAAGAATTCTTTTCTATACAGGAATTTCTCATAAAATAGGTGAAACTCACGAAGGTACAGCAACAATGGACTGGATGGAGCAAGAGCAAGAAAGAGGTATTACAATTACTTCTGCTGCTACAACTTGTTTCTGGAATCACCCAAAAACTAATGAGCAATTACAAATAAATATTATTGATACTCCAGGGCACGTTGACTTTACTATTGAAGTTGAAAGATCAATGAGAGTTCTTGATGGTGCTGTTGCGGTGTTCTGTTCAGTTGGTGGAGTTCAACCTCAATCTGAAACTGTTTGGAGACAAGCAAACAAATATGGAGTACCTAGAATTATCTATGTAAATAAAATGGATAGAACAGGTGCAAACTTTTTAAATGTTATGAACCAAGTAAGAGATAGATTAAAAGCTAATCCAGTTCCACTTCAAATTCCAATTGGAGCAGAAGATCAATTTAGAGGAATGGTTGATTTAGTAAAAATGAAAGCTTATACATACACTCTTGATGCACAAGCTGGTGAAATGTATAAAGTTGAAGAAATTCCAGCTGATTTAGTTGATATTGCTGCTGAATATAGAGAGAAACTTGTTGAAGCTGCTGCTGAGTCAAGTGAAGAGTTAATGGATAAATATCTTGGTGGTGAAGAGCTAAGCGAAGAAGAGATTACATCTGGAATTAAAAAAAGATGTTTAGCAATGGAAATTACTCCAATGGTTTGTGGAACATCATTTAAAAACAAAGGTATTCAACCACTTCTTGATGCTGTTGCTATGTATTTACCAGCTCCAACTGAAGTTGCTGATATGAATGGTGAAACTCAAGATGGAGATTCTGTAACAGTTGCTTCAAGTGATAAAGGTGAAGTTGCAGCTTTAGCATTTAAAGTAATGACTGACCCATTTGTTGGACAATTAACATTTACAAGAGTATATAGAGGAGTTTTAGAATCTGGAACTTATGTTATGAACTCTACAAAAATGAAAAAAGAGAGAATTGGAAGACTTCTTAAAATGCATGCAAACTCAAGAGAAGAGATTAAAGAGCTTTATGCAGGAGAAATTGGAGCTGTTGTTGGTCTTAAAGATACAATTACAGGTGATACATTAGCAAGTGAAAAAGATCCAGTTATTCTAGAAAGAATGGATTTCCCAGATCCAGTTATTTCTGTTGCAGTTGAGCCAAAAACAAAAGCTGACCAAGAAAAAATGGGAATTGCTTTAGGAAAATTAGCAGAAGAAGATCCATCATTTAGAGTTGCAACAGATGAAGAGTCTGGACAAACTATTATTTCAGGAATGGGTGAATTACACCTTGAAATTCTTGTAGATAGAATGAAAAGAGAATTCAAAGTTGAAGCAGAAGTTGGTGCTCCACAAGTTGCTTATAGAGAAACTATTAGAAATGCTGTTAAACAAGAGTACAAATATGCAAAACAATCTGGAGGTAAAGGACAATATGGTCACGTTTACTTAGAGATTAAACCAATGGAAGCTGGAAGTGAGCCTACATTCAAATTCAAAAACGAAATCAAAGGAGGGGTTGTTCCAAAAGAGTATGTACCTGCTGTTGAAAAAGGTTGTTTTGAAGCAATGCAAGGTGGTATTCTAGCTGGTTATCCAATGGTTGATATTGAAGTTACACTTTATGATGGAAGTTACCACGAAGTGGATTCATCTGAAATGGCATTTAAATTAGCTGCTTCAATGGGGTTCAAACAAGGTTGTAGAAGTGCAGCTGCAGGTGCAGTATTACTTGAGCCTATTATGAAAGTTGAAATTGAAACTCCAGAAGAGTACATGGGAGATGTTATTGGTGATTGTAATAAAAGAAGAGGACAAGTTCAATCTATGGATGATAGAGCAGGTATCAAATTAGTAACTGCTATGATTCCACTTTCTGAACTATTTGGATACTCAACAGATTTAAGATCTATGTCGCAAGGTAGAGCAACATATTCAATGTTATTTGATGCTTACCAAGAGGTTCCAAGAAATGTATCTGAAGAGATTATGAAAAAAAGAAACGGATAATTTTATTATTTAATTCTTTAAAAAAGGGGATGTGCTTTGCATGTTCCCTTTTTTTATTAGATTTATATAAGAGATTATATACAATATATTTTATATAAGTTTACAAAAAGAGGACAATTGAGAGTAGAAAAAAATTGCAAACAACTAGAAAAAATCAAAAACATAGGAATAGTATTAAAACCTAATAGTCCAGAATTAAAGAATACTTTTTTGGATATAAAGAAACTATTCTTAAAAAACAATATAAATATTATATTAGAAGAAAAATCTGCAAATATGATAGGTGAATTTGGAAGAGATTTTGATGATTTATGTAAGGAAGCTGATTTTTTAATAAGTGTTGGTGGAGATGGTACACTTTTAGGAGTTGCAAGAAAAGCATTTTTATATGATTTACCAGTTTTAGGTATAAATTTAGGTACTTTAGGATTTTTAACAGATTTAAATATTGATGATTTGGAAGATTTTATTAAAGATTTATTGACAAAAGATTATAAGATAAGTCCAAGGATGATTATTGAAGGTAAGATAGAAAATAAGAACTTTATAGCTTTTAATGACATTGTAATTTCAAGAAAAAATCTTTCAAGTATGCTTGAAATAAGTGCAAAAATAGATAAAAAACCATTTAATAAGTATTTTGGAGATGGATTAATTGTTTGTACTCCAAGTGGTTCAACTGCATATAATTTATCTGTTGGTGGACCAATAGTTTATCCTCTTACAAATGCTTTTATAATAACTCCAATAGCTCCACACTCTTTAACACAAAGACCAATAGTTGTACCAGCTGATTTTGAAATAGAGTTTAAAGTACCTTTTGATGAAGCAACAATTATAGTTGATGGACAAGAGTTTTATGAATTAAAAAAAGGTGAATATATAAGTATAAAAATTGCAAAAAAACAGGCAAAAATGCTTCATAGAACAAGTAGAGATTTTTTTGAAGTATTAAGCGAAAAATTAAGATGGGGTAATTTAATTTGATAAATAGAATATATATTAAGAATTGTTTGAGTTTTAAAGAAGTTGAACTAGAGTTTAATAGAGGATTAAATATTTTTACAGGTCCAAGTGGAGCTGGTAAATCTATTTTGATGCAAGAATTTTTAGCACTTTTTGGATTAAATGAGATAAAAAGTGAGATGGCTGAACTAACAATTAATAATTCAAAAATAAAGAATGAAGAGTTTGATATTAGTTTTGAAGAGGACATTACTTTAAAAAGTATTAAAAAAGATAAAACAAGATATTTTTTAAATAGTCAAACAATATCAAAAAGATCTTTAGCAGATATTTCAGTTTCTCTTATAAAATACTTAAGTTTAAAAGATACAAGTGATTTCAAAAGTGAAGTATTAATAGAATTTATGGATAGATATGCAAGTAAGAATTTTACAGGATTTACTAGTTTAAAAAATGACTTTGATGCAAAATATAAAGAATTTGTAGAAGTGAGAAAAAAATTAGAAAAGTTAAGAGAAGATGAAAAAAATCTTGAAGATTTAAAAGAGTTTGCAAAATTTGAAATTTCTAAGATAGAAGAAGTAAATCCAAAACTTGGCGAATATGAAGAGTTAAATAATTTGAAAAAATCTCTTGCAAAAAAAGAAAAAATTGAACAAGCAAGTAAAAAAGCATCACAAATTTTTGAAAGTACAAGTGCTGTAAATGAGTTGTTGGAAGTTTTAGAGCAAGATAGTAGTTTTTTTGATGAAGCAATTAATGAATTAAATAATATTTTAGAGAAATCAAATGATACTTTAAGCGAATTAGAAGATATAAATATAGAAGAAACTTTAACAAGAATAGAGCAAATATCTTTTTTGATTAAAAAGTTTGGTTCAATAGAAGAGACTATTTTATATAAAGAACAAAAACAAAAAGAGTTAGATTCATACAATAATATTAGTTTTGAAAAAGATGATTTAGAAAAAAGATATAAAGAACTTTTTGAATATGTAAGTAATCTAGCTAATATGCTTACAAAATTTAGAAATCAAAGTAGAATTACACTTGAAAAAGGTGTAAATGAGTATTTGGAATTTTTATATTTAAATAGTGCAACTATTGATTTAGGAATAAAAGACTTGGATTCTCAAGGATTAGATTATATAGATTTTAAATTAAATGGTGTATCTTTGCAAACGATTAGCTCAGGTGAATATAATAGATTAAGATTAGCACTTTTAAGTGCAATAGCAAAACTAGATATTGATGAAAATGGAATACTTTTCTTAGATGAGATAGATGCAAATTTAAGTGGAAAAGAGAGTGAAGCAATAGCAAAAGTTTTAATAAGTTTAAGTAAAAATTACCAAATATTTGCAATATCTCATCAAATACAGCTAACTTCAAGTGCAGATCAGCATTTTTTAGTAGAAAAGAATAATGATATATCAACTGTAAGAGAGTTGAAAAAAGATGAAAAGATAATTGAAATAGCAAGAATGATAAGTGGTGAAAATGTTACAAAAGAGGCATTGAGTTTTGCTAAAAATTTAATAAAAGAATAAAAACTATTTTTATCCTATTTTAAAATGATATAATTAATCTTCGTTTGATTAAGGAGAGAGAATATGTCAAAGAAATTATCAATTAAAGTTAAAATATTAATTTTATCTATTTTAACTATAGTATTAATATCAATTGCCGTTGCTTTTGATTCTATAAACTCTATGAAAGAGTACTCAAATGAGAATATTGAGAACTATAAAAAAGAGGCTTATGATAGAAAAGAGCAGGAATTAAAAAACTATGTTTCACTTGCTATGAAAACTGTTGAAGCTTATTATGAGCGAACAAATATAGAAAAAATTAAATTAGAGTTAGAAGATGATTTATATCAGCAAACAATGTTTTTATTCTCTATTTTAGAAGGGGAGTATGAAAAGTATAAAAACTCTTTGTCAAATAGTGATTTAGAAGAGAGATTAAAGAATATTGTAAACTCTACAAGATATGGAAAGACAGGATATTTTTGGATAAATGATTTAGATGCAAAAGTGATAATACATCCAATTAGCCCATCTTTAAATAATCAAAATATGCATAATTACAAAGATCCAAACGGTAAACAGATCTTTAAAGAGTTTGCAGAGATTGCAAAGAAAAAAGGTGAAGGATATATAGATTATGTATGGCCCAAACCAGGATTTGATAAACCACAAGCAAAGGCATCTTTTGTAAAATTATTTAAACCATATAATTGGGTAATTGGAACAGGTGAATATATAGAAAATGCAACAGAAAGAATCCAAAAAGAAGCACTAAAAACAATCTCAGATATGAGATATGCAAATGATGACTATTTTTGGATAAATGATTCTCATCCATATATGATTCATCATCCAAATACAAAGCTAAATGGAACAGATTTAAATACATATAAAGATCCATTTGGTACAAAACTTTTTGTTGAGATGTCAAAAGTTACTAATGAGAAAAAAGAGGGTGGACTTGTAAAATATTATTGGGATAAACCAAATATTCCAAATGATCCAAAAGCAAAATTCTCTTATGTTCAAAGATTTGCACCTTGGGATTGGATTATTGGAACAGGTGCATATGTAGATGATATTGAAGATGAAGTTACTTTAATGCAAGAAAATACAAATAGTAAAATAAATAGTGTTATATTTAGTATTACTATTTTTGCTTTTATTGCAATGATAATTGCAATTGCAATTTTTAATTACTTTATTAATTTAGCAATAATTAGACCTTTAGGTGAATTAGATGATGCAATTAAAGATGTAATAAGTGGAGATGGAAATACTGATAGAATAGTAAATAAGTCTGATGATGAGATAGGAAAAATTGTAAATAGTTTTAATACCTATATAGATAAATTAAAAGAAGCATATATTGAAGATGGAAAAGTTATTCAAAATGTTGATGAAGTAATAGAGAAAGTTTCACAAGGATTTTATGTTTATAAAATTGAACAAACATCATCTAATCCACAAATTAGAAGATTAAGAGATTCTATAAATCAAATGA
This window harbors:
- a CDS encoding TonB-dependent receptor plug domain-containing protein; its protein translation is MKKRIIVSVIASILIQNLSANDTKIEEVKITTATKTEKNIDGVSASVIVITKEDIEKISASNLKDILDKVPSINSQFGRFPHPSSVSKSAISIRGVGVNGTLILLDGKRLSGETESPYEMTRIPASMIERIEIVKGSMSTLYGSDAIGGVINIITKKDSEDINQTTLDMKYGSNAYNEAREKNINLLTLGNINGFKYKAFASSIETSSYKKDKKYTQKAINPQNGTPIQTHPQNGKSGVLATTYGDESTINSFGLGLEKNLKDNLTFGIDLNYFKEDRSGKYLGGSQANGISGMVLNTPVESKDDNRRVDFQAFAKYNFSDELSTNLRYYESYYKKRNETKPINFAGPINKKFSANVKIEDVESTTTYALNNANLFTFGLNYRKETRDSAAINPNPQSSEFIEKVIEYKSIYLQDEIELNDSLNATIGARYDDISNADSKTTFQAGLVQKLGENTRVRANYASGYRAPDVAELYVVAPLFKDGKRYGAGVMNNFKTSSYDLKPEKSDTFEIALANNFNNFNSEIVLFKTVVKDKIEIVSYGAGAGKYYTSENLEKVNINGVEVNLDYKFNNTFDTSLNFTYLDTEDKSTNKELVYTPNLSASLNLNYKVLDNLSSNIILRYIGKQYDDKENKEKLDDYMIVDLALNYEINKIFTLYGGIDNIFNKKVDERVDVNVGSYYFAGIKAKF
- a CDS encoding alpha/beta fold hydrolase codes for the protein MKFLSYKKFGSGKKNIIFLHELMGDCSNYDNCLQYFNQEEFSCFMVDLRGYGLSKEINGNYTLDEAVNDIINLVSNLGINSYILLAHSMSTMIAQHITNKDLRVKKLILINPISYIGVKSTIKAKENLIFQMRNNSGKIEEIVEQSSQRYNESWKKYRIKQAYNSSKLEARVSYMDMYLNIYFDSSLNDFSTNAPIKIITGKHDFKVFSKNEVLKYFENNFNIEILEFEDSGHYPMIESPVLFASTIENWCK
- the rpsL gene encoding 30S ribosomal protein S12: MPTINQLIRKERKKVIENSKSPALKNCPQRRGVCTRVYTTTPKKPNSALRKVAKVRLTTGIEVISYIGGEGHNLQEHSIVLVRGGRVKDLPGVKYHIVRGALDSAGVNNRTVSRSKYGTKRPKAAKK
- the rpsG gene encoding 30S ribosomal protein S7, coding for MRRRKAPVREVMADPIYNSKVITKFVNAVMLDGKKSVAEKILYGAIDNLDKRGEDKGIELFEKAIENVKPLLEVRSRRVGGATYQVPVEVRAVRRQTLALRWIIEASRKRNERTMVERLANELFEAANERGASFKKKEDVHRMAEANKAFAHYRW
- the fusA gene encoding elongation factor G; amino-acid sequence: MARKIPLNRVRNIGIAAHIDAGKTTSTERILFYTGISHKIGETHEGTATMDWMEQEQERGITITSAATTCFWNHPKTNEQLQINIIDTPGHVDFTIEVERSMRVLDGAVAVFCSVGGVQPQSETVWRQANKYGVPRIIYVNKMDRTGANFLNVMNQVRDRLKANPVPLQIPIGAEDQFRGMVDLVKMKAYTYTLDAQAGEMYKVEEIPADLVDIAAEYREKLVEAAAESSEELMDKYLGGEELSEEEITSGIKKRCLAMEITPMVCGTSFKNKGIQPLLDAVAMYLPAPTEVADMNGETQDGDSVTVASSDKGEVAALAFKVMTDPFVGQLTFTRVYRGVLESGTYVMNSTKMKKERIGRLLKMHANSREEIKELYAGEIGAVVGLKDTITGDTLASEKDPVILERMDFPDPVISVAVEPKTKADQEKMGIALGKLAEEDPSFRVATDEESGQTIISGMGELHLEILVDRMKREFKVEAEVGAPQVAYRETIRNAVKQEYKYAKQSGGKGQYGHVYLEIKPMEAGSEPTFKFKNEIKGGVVPKEYVPAVEKGCFEAMQGGILAGYPMVDIEVTLYDGSYHEVDSSEMAFKLAASMGFKQGCRSAAAGAVLLEPIMKVEIETPEEYMGDVIGDCNKRRGQVQSMDDRAGIKLVTAMIPLSELFGYSTDLRSMSQGRATYSMLFDAYQEVPRNVSEEIMKKRNG
- a CDS encoding NAD(+)/NADH kinase, whose protein sequence is MRVEKNCKQLEKIKNIGIVLKPNSPELKNTFLDIKKLFLKNNINIILEEKSANMIGEFGRDFDDLCKEADFLISVGGDGTLLGVARKAFLYDLPVLGINLGTLGFLTDLNIDDLEDFIKDLLTKDYKISPRMIIEGKIENKNFIAFNDIVISRKNLSSMLEISAKIDKKPFNKYFGDGLIVCTPSGSTAYNLSVGGPIVYPLTNAFIITPIAPHSLTQRPIVVPADFEIEFKVPFDEATIIVDGQEFYELKKGEYISIKIAKKQAKMLHRTSRDFFEVLSEKLRWGNLI
- a CDS encoding AAA family ATPase produces the protein MINRIYIKNCLSFKEVELEFNRGLNIFTGPSGAGKSILMQEFLALFGLNEIKSEMAELTINNSKIKNEEFDISFEEDITLKSIKKDKTRYFLNSQTISKRSLADISVSLIKYLSLKDTSDFKSEVLIEFMDRYASKNFTGFTSLKNDFDAKYKEFVEVRKKLEKLREDEKNLEDLKEFAKFEISKIEEVNPKLGEYEELNNLKKSLAKKEKIEQASKKASQIFESTSAVNELLEVLEQDSSFFDEAINELNNILEKSNDTLSELEDINIEETLTRIEQISFLIKKFGSIEETILYKEQKQKELDSYNNISFEKDDLEKRYKELFEYVSNLANMLTKFRNQSRITLEKGVNEYLEFLYLNSATIDLGIKDLDSQGLDYIDFKLNGVSLQTISSGEYNRLRLALLSAIAKLDIDENGILFLDEIDANLSGKESEAIAKVLISLSKNYQIFAISHQIQLTSSADQHFLVEKNNDISTVRELKKDEKIIEIARMISGENVTKEALSFAKNLIKE